The following nucleotide sequence is from Oceanispirochaeta sp..
GCCCTGAAATAGTTCTGCAGCTCGCTGAACTCTATCCGGGGACCGATAATACCAAAAACGTCCCCAGAAACACGGGCGATAAAAGCCCCTTCCGGAAAAGCCTGTTTCAGTCTCAAAACAAAGGACTCTAGTACGAGATCTCCATAGATATGACCCAGGATGTCATTGAGTGTGCCAAATTGATTAATATCAACAAGATACAAGGATTTATCTGTATAGGGAATTACACTTTCAATCTCTCTGATCAGGGCACTGAGATTAGGAATTCCCAGGCTCACATCCTCATAGGCCAGACTGATAATTACCCTTTTCCTTGAAACTGCCCGAGGAAGCAATGATCCTGATCCGGTCGCTCCTTCCATCTTTCAGGGTACGGCATATAAAGCCGTCCAGAGGGAGATGGAATAGGCTGGAAGTAAGAAGAAGGACCTTTGTCCCGAAGGACTCCAGGCTGAGATCAGACCTGAATTGGCTGTTGGCATTAATTATCTTCTCCAGTCCTGCCTTGCCATCCTCTATGATTTGAAGCTGACTGTAGGACCGGATGGCGGTAATGACTGTTGTCATAAGCTTATTACGGGTCAGCTCACTTTTTGTTTTGTAGTCATTGATGTCATACCTGTGAATGGTGTCAAGTTCGGGTGCATCTCCGGGTTGACCGGTACTGAGAATGATGCGGACCATATGGAGGTCCAGTTCTTCACGGATGGTCTGAATGGCTTCGAGTCCTGATGTTTTAGTTTCCATGACAACATCCATCAGAATAATAGCGAGATCCGGAATGGTTTTGATTTTTTCAAGACCCTCCTCCCCGGTATAGGCATGAAAGAATTCCAGAGACTTGCCCAGAATGATTTCTCCCTTCAAGGCAAAAACAGTGGCCTCATGGACATCAACATCATCATCCACTATCAGGATATTCCAACTTTCAGCAGGGGTATTAGGTTGTTCAGTCTTAATTGTATTGAAAACAAGTTTTTGTGCCATTTTGTTTCTAGACTCTCCCATCCTTATTAAGAATAAGAGAGCTGACTCCATTTATCAATAAAGTCCTTTGATTATATCCTATTATTCAGAGACATCAGTGGGTATCCGACAGTCTACTCTGGCAGAATTAAGCCATACCCAGAATGAACTGGATACATTCAGATCGGGACTGGATCGACTAGTTATAAATTGCGAAGAATAAATAATTTTCCAATTTTTTTAGACATCCCCTTGCAATGTCCGGATTCAATCACTACTATTCTAATAGATATTATAGTAATTAAGGAATTCAGGAAATGAAACTGTCCACCAAATCCAGATATGCGACTCGTTTAATGGTCAATCTGGCATGGAATTTCCAACAGGGCCCGATGCAGTTAAATGAAATTTCAAGAAAAGAGGAAATTTCAGAGAAGTATCTGAGCCAGATAGTCATCACCCTCCGGGGAGCCGGTCTTATAAGATCCGTTCGGGGAGCTCATGGCGGCTACCTGCTCACAAAGGATCCAGCCGGGATAACCCTGAAGGAGATTGTCGAGGTAATGGAAGGCGGTCTGGATATTGTAGATTGTCTGAATAACGAAAAAAATTGCAACCGGTCAGGACAATGCATAACCCGGAATGTATGGAATAAGGTGAGTCTGGCCATTAAAAAAGCCCTTGAAGAGATCAGCCTGGATGATCTGGCAAAACAGGTACGGGAAGCGGATGAACCCATGTATTTTATCTAGTTTAGAAACAAGAATTAAAATAGGAGGCATAAATTGAGTCAAAAAATTGCGAAAAACATCACGGAACTGGTAGGAAAAACACCCCTCGTCAGGTTGAACAAATTTGGCAGCAAAGCTGAAATTCTTCTCAAGCTTGAATTTTTCAATCCCCTGGGAAGTGTGAAGGACAGGATTGGAAAGTATATGATAGAGGCCGCTGAAAAGAGCGGTCAACTGAAGGCCGGAACAACTCTGATTGAACCGACCAGTGGGAATACAGGGGTAGCCCTTGCCTATATCTGTGCTCAGAGGGGATACAAACTCATCCTGACCATGCCCGATACCATGAGTGTGGAAAGGAGAAAACTCCTCAAGCTTTTTGGGGCGGAACTGATCCTGACCCCCGGGAGCGGAGGGATGAAGGCGGCCCTGGACAAGGCTCAAGAGCTTCATGAAGGAATTGAGAATTCCCTGATCCTTCAGCAGTTTGAAAACCCTGCCAATCCGGAAGCCCACAGGCAGACCACGGCTGAAGAGATATGGGAAGACAGCGGAGAGAAAGTCGATATCTTTGTTGCCGGAGTCGGAACTGGAGGAACCCTCACAGGAGTCACTGAGGTTCTGAAAAAGAAGAATCCCCATCTTAAATCCTATGCGGTGGAACCTGTAGAATCACCCATACTCTCGGGTGGACAACCTGGTCCTCACAAGATACAGGGAATAGGAGCCGGTTTCATGCCGGCAGTCCTGAATACAGCCATTTATGATGATGTGATTCAGGTTACCTCGTCAGAAGCGGGAGAAACCGCCAGGAAACTGGCAAAAGAAGAAGGTATACTGGTGGGTATTTCCGCCGGAGCGAATGTCAGAGCCGCGGAAATTCTGGCAGGCAGACCCGAAAACTAGGGAAAAACGATTGTCACCATCGGCTGTGATACAGGAGAACGATATCTGAGCACATGGCTGTTTCAAGATGTTTAAGACCCAGAACCCAGGAATACCTAAGTACAAGGAGAAAAAAAATTATGCCCTATAGCAATATTAACAACCCTTCATTTGAGACAGTGGCCCTGCACGCAGGTCAGACTGTAGACGGAACGAAATCAAGAGGCGTGCCTCTGCACCGGACGACGGCCTATCTGTTTGACTCAGCAGAACATGCCCAGAATCTCTTTGCCCTGAAAGAGTTGGGGAATATCTACACCCGTCTGGGGAACCCCACACAGGATGTTCTGGAGCAGAGAGTGGCAGCCCTGGAAGGCGGTACGGCGGCACTGGCACTGGCATCAGGAACGAATGCCATATTCTACAGCATCATCAACATCTGTAATCATGGGGATGAAGTAGTTTCCAGTTCTAACCTTTACGGAGGAACCTATGTCATGTTCAATGACATTCTGCCTCAGTTCGGTATAAAGGTCAGGTTTGCCGATCCAAAAGATAAGGCAGCACTGAAAGCCG
It contains:
- a CDS encoding DUF3369 domain-containing protein, whose amino-acid sequence is MAQKLVFNTIKTEQPNTPAESWNILIVDDDVDVHEATVFALKGEIILGKSLEFFHAYTGEEGLEKIKTIPDLAIILMDVVMETKTSGLEAIQTIREELDLHMVRIILSTGQPGDAPELDTIHRYDINDYKTKSELTRNKLMTTVITAIRSYSQLQIIEDGKAGLEKIINANSQFRSDLSLESFGTKVLLLTSSLFHLPLDGFICRTLKDGRSDRIRIIASSGSFKEKGNYQSGL
- a CDS encoding RrF2 family transcriptional regulator, yielding MKLSTKSRYATRLMVNLAWNFQQGPMQLNEISRKEEISEKYLSQIVITLRGAGLIRSVRGAHGGYLLTKDPAGITLKEIVEVMEGGLDIVDCLNNEKNCNRSGQCITRNVWNKVSLAIKKALEEISLDDLAKQVREADEPMYFI